The Glycine soja cultivar W05 chromosome 8, ASM419377v2, whole genome shotgun sequence genome has a window encoding:
- the LOC114423016 gene encoding uncharacterized protein LOC114423016 isoform X2 produces the protein MESREGKSISDLYEEICHKFRDFMTEITKIDELGIAGSRLLSGFQQALDFIRRPPIDTNSKLVHKIIVANETERVKAYINSGCRKLNESIQSVTNLHSDTHGLCNHISKVKEILNELEGLLGDVTNAIQTTDGNLLALSDLDFNVELNEQEEKDALSHSQSPDVTITKKKKSADVAYLAMLMAFIYSMVNQDYLMQEKIVSALDIKMPSEELESYCQMWSLRPFINDEIMHQAWEHIH, from the exons ATGGAAAGCAGGGAAGGCAAATCAATTTCTGACTTGTACGAAGAAATTTGTCACAAATTCAGAGATTTCATGACAGA GATTACAAAGATTGATGAGTTGGGCATTGCTGGAAGCAGGCTGCTGTCTGGCTTTCAACAAGCACTTG ATTTTATTAGGAGGCCTCCTATAGATACGAATTCTAAATTAGTTCACAAGATAATTGTAGCTAATGAAACTGAGAGAGTTAAAGCCTATATTAATTCTGGATGTAGGAAGCTCAATGAAAGTATCCAGAGTGTAACTAACT TGCACTCGGACACACATGGACTCTGTAACCATATAAGCAAAG TTAAGGAAATACTTAATGAACTTGAAGGTCTATTGGGGGATGTAACAAATGCTATTCAGACTACAGATGGAAATTTATTAGCCCTCTCTGATCTGGATTTTAATGTTGAATTGAATGAGCAG GAGGAAAAGGATGCTTTGTCCCATTCTCAAAGTCCTGATGTTACAAttaccaagaaaaagaaaagtgctGATGTTGCATATTTAGCGATGCTAATGGCTTTCATATACAGCATGGTCAACCAAGACTATTTGATGCAG GAAAAGATCGTTTCTGCTTTAGATATCAAGATGCCATCAGAAGAATTAGAAAGCTACTGCCAAATGTGGTCTTTGCGCCCCTTCATAAATGATGAGATCATGCATCAAGCTTGGGAACATATTCACTGA
- the LOC114423016 gene encoding uncharacterized protein LOC114423016 isoform X1 produces MESREGKSISDLYEEICHKFRDFMTEITKIDELGIAGSRLLSGFQQALDFIRRPPIDTNSKLVHKIIVANETERVKAYINSGCRKLNESIQSVTNLHSDTHGLCNHISKVKEILNELEGLLGDVTNAIQTTDGNLLALSDLDFNVELNEQVADDDLEEKDALSHSQSPDVTITKKKKSADVAYLAMLMAFIYSMVNQDYLMQEKIVSALDIKMPSEELESYCQMWSLRPFINDEIMHQAWEHIH; encoded by the exons ATGGAAAGCAGGGAAGGCAAATCAATTTCTGACTTGTACGAAGAAATTTGTCACAAATTCAGAGATTTCATGACAGA GATTACAAAGATTGATGAGTTGGGCATTGCTGGAAGCAGGCTGCTGTCTGGCTTTCAACAAGCACTTG ATTTTATTAGGAGGCCTCCTATAGATACGAATTCTAAATTAGTTCACAAGATAATTGTAGCTAATGAAACTGAGAGAGTTAAAGCCTATATTAATTCTGGATGTAGGAAGCTCAATGAAAGTATCCAGAGTGTAACTAACT TGCACTCGGACACACATGGACTCTGTAACCATATAAGCAAAG TTAAGGAAATACTTAATGAACTTGAAGGTCTATTGGGGGATGTAACAAATGCTATTCAGACTACAGATGGAAATTTATTAGCCCTCTCTGATCTGGATTTTAATGTTGAATTGAATGAGCAGGTAGCCGATGATGATTtg GAGGAAAAGGATGCTTTGTCCCATTCTCAAAGTCCTGATGTTACAAttaccaagaaaaagaaaagtgctGATGTTGCATATTTAGCGATGCTAATGGCTTTCATATACAGCATGGTCAACCAAGACTATTTGATGCAG GAAAAGATCGTTTCTGCTTTAGATATCAAGATGCCATCAGAAGAATTAGAAAGCTACTGCCAAATGTGGTCTTTGCGCCCCTTCATAAATGATGAGATCATGCATCAAGCTTGGGAACATATTCACTGA
- the LOC114423018 gene encoding phosphoenolpyruvate carboxykinase (ATP)-like, with protein MPTSEYDGNGNGLTRIEVGDDEEGHPTVKAQTIDELHSLQKKKSAPSTPKGTFPASNSVFTEERNKQQLESISASLASLTRESGPKVVKGDPAARKFEGSRVEHVPHQILTPTIAVSDSALKFTHVLYNLSPAELYEQAIKYEKGSFITSTGALATLSGAKTGRCPRDKRVVKDDVTKNELWWGKGSPNIEMDEHSFMVNRERAVDYLNSLDKVFVNDQFLNWDPENKIKVRIVSARAYHSLFMHNMCIRPTPEELENFGTPDFTIYNAGQFPCNRYTHYMTSSTSIDLSLARKEMVILGTQYAGEMKKGLFSLMHYLMPKRQILSLHSGCNMGKGGDVALFFGLSGTGKTTLSTDHNRYLIGDDEHCWSESGVSNIEGGCYAKCIDLSRENEPDIWNAIKFGTVLENVVFDEHFREVDYTDKSVTENTRAAYPIEYIPNVKLPCVGPHPKNVILLACDAFGVLPPVSRLNLSQTMYHFISGYTALVAGTEEGIEEPKATFSACFGAAFIMLHPTKYAAMLAEKMQNHGANGWLVNTGWSGGSYGCGNRIKLSYTRKIIDAIHSGSLLDAEYKKTEIFGLEIPNKVEGVPSEILEPENTWSDKQAYKDTLLKLAGLFNKNFETFTIGENNQVTEEILAAGPIIGDA; from the exons ATGCCGACAAGTGAATACGATGGAAACGGTAACGGGCTGACAAGGATTGAAGTTGGTGACGATGAAGAAGGTCATCCAACGGTGAAGGCTCAAACCATTGATGAGCTTCACTCTTTGCAGAAGAAGAAGTCTGCACCTTCCACTCCCAAGGGCACTTTTCCTGCGTCTAACAGCGTCTTTACCGAAGAACGCAACAAACAGCAGCTAGAGTCCATCAG TGCATCTTTGGCATCACTAACAAGAGAAAGTGGACCAAAGGTAGTGAAAGGGGATCCAGCTGCTAGGAAGTTCGAAGGGTCAAGGGTTGAACACGTGCCACACCAAATTCTCACACCCACCATTGCTGTCAGTGACAGTGCCTTGAAGTTCACACATGTTCTCTATAACCTCTCCCCCGCag AGCTTTATGAACAAGCTATCAAGTATGAGAAAGGATCGTTCATCACTTCCACTGGGGCATTGGCTACGCTTTCTGGCGCCAAGACAGGTCGGTGTCCCAGAGACAAGCGTGTGGTGAAGGATGATGTTACTAAGAATGAACTTTGGTGGGGAAA GGGTTCTCCTAACATCGAGATGGACGAGCACAGTTTCATGGTGAATAGAGAAAGAGCTGTTGATTATTTGAACTCTTTGGACAAG gTCTTTGTGAATGACCAATTCTTGAACTGGGACCCAGAGAACAAAATCAAAGTTAGGATTGTCTCTGCCAGAGCTTACCATTCCTTGTTTATGCACAACAT GTGCATCCGACCCACTCCTGAAGAGCTTGAGAATTTTGGCACACCTGACTTCACTATTTACAATGCTGGACAATTTCCTTGTAATCGTTACACTCACTACATGACATCTTCCACTAGCATTGATCTTAGTCTTGCAAGGAAAGAAATGGTGATCCTTGGGACACAGTATGCAGGGGAAATGAAGAAGGGTCTCTTTAGTCTCATGCATTATCTCATGCCCAAGAGGCAAATCCTCTCCCTACACTCTGGCTGCAACATGGGCAAAGGCGGAGATGTTGCTCTCTTTTTTGGACTCTCAG GTACTGGAAAGACCACTCTATCCACGGATCATAATAGGTATTTAATTGGAGATGATGAGCACTGTTGGAGTGAGAGTGGTGTCTCAAACATTGAAGGGGGTTGCTATGCCAAATGCATTGATCTCTCTAGGGAGAATGAACCTGACATCTGGAATGCCATCAAATTTGGGACAG TCTTGGAGAATGTTGTTTTTGATGAGCATTTTCGAGAAGTTGATTACACTGACAAATCAGTTACAG AAAATACTCGTGCAGCTTATCCAATTGAGTACATTCCAAATGTGAAGTTACCATGTGTTGGTCCTCACCCAAAGAATGTGATCCTTTTGGCATGTGATGCATTTGGTGTGCTTCCACCTGTGAGTAGGCTAAACCTGTCGCAGACCATGTACCATTTCATCAGTGGATACACAGCTTTG GTGGCTGGCACAGAAGAGGGTATAGAGGAGCCAAAGGCAACATTTTCAGCTTGTTTTGGTGCAGCATTTATAATGCTACACCCTACAAAGTATGCAGCTATGCTTGCTGAAAAGATGCAGAACCATGGTGCTAATGGATGGCTTGTTAACACAGGATGGTCTGGTGGAAG CTATGGTTGTGGAAATCGTATTAAACTATCTTATACGAGAAAAATTATTGATGCTATTCACTCTGGAAGCCTATTGGATGCGGAGTACAAGAAGACCGAGATTTTTGGACTTGAGATCCCCAATAAAGTGGAGGGAGTCCCCTCAGAAATTCTTGAACCTGAGAACACA TGGTCAGACAAACAAGCCTACAAGGACACACTGTTGAAGCTGGCTGGATTGTTCaacaaaaattttgaaacattCACCATTGGAGAGAACAACCAAGTGACAGAGGAGATTCTTGCTGCTGGACCAATCATTGGTGATGCTTAA